The Azospirillum baldaniorum genome contains a region encoding:
- a CDS encoding UDP-N-acetylmuramoylalanyl-D-glutamyl-2,6-diaminopimelate--D-alanyl-D-alanine ligase has product MSEAKTVLWTAEDAAAATSGQATRSWAATGVSIDSRKVAPGDLFVAIKGPNFDGHDFVAKALEAGAAAALVSTVPPGVPGDASLLAVEQDTLAALGDLGHVARLRTQAKVVGVTGSVGKTSTKEALRHVLSAQGRTFATEGSLNNHWGVPLSLARMPEDSEFGVFELGMNHAGELGPLSRQVMPDVAVITTVEAAHLEFFDSVEAIADAKAEIFEGMNPNGVAVLNRDNPHFARLLAAARTQGLSRIWSFGSHADADARLVDCSLHATCSAVTAIVRGERIQYCLALPGRHWVMNSLAVLLAVKALGADVAAAARALSTIAPVKGRGTRKRVQAARGAFTLIDESYNASPAAMTATFAVLGKIDPGAGGRRLAVLGDMRELGDRADALHAALAEPLRAARVDAVYACGPHMRALFDRLPAAMRGAWTETSAELAPLLAGAVRGGDVVLIKGSLGSRMATVVDALSALDTKDSKQTEKNNNGSSPAADTDQTAAHGHKG; this is encoded by the coding sequence ATGAGCGAGGCCAAGACCGTCCTGTGGACCGCCGAGGACGCCGCCGCCGCCACCAGCGGTCAGGCGACCCGCTCCTGGGCGGCGACCGGGGTCAGCATCGACAGCCGCAAGGTGGCGCCGGGCGACCTGTTCGTCGCCATCAAGGGGCCGAACTTCGACGGGCACGACTTCGTGGCGAAGGCGCTGGAGGCCGGCGCCGCCGCGGCGCTGGTCAGCACCGTGCCGCCCGGCGTGCCGGGCGACGCCTCCCTTCTGGCGGTGGAGCAGGACACGCTGGCGGCGCTGGGCGATCTCGGCCACGTCGCGCGGCTGCGCACCCAGGCCAAGGTGGTGGGCGTCACCGGCTCGGTCGGCAAGACCAGCACCAAGGAGGCGCTGCGCCACGTCCTGTCGGCGCAGGGCCGCACCTTCGCCACCGAAGGCAGCCTGAACAACCATTGGGGCGTGCCCCTGTCGCTGGCCCGCATGCCGGAGGACAGCGAGTTCGGCGTGTTCGAGCTGGGCATGAACCACGCCGGGGAGCTTGGACCGCTGTCGCGGCAGGTCATGCCAGACGTCGCGGTCATCACCACGGTCGAGGCGGCCCATCTGGAGTTCTTCGACTCCGTCGAGGCGATCGCCGACGCCAAGGCCGAGATCTTCGAGGGCATGAACCCCAACGGCGTCGCCGTGCTGAACCGCGACAACCCGCATTTCGCACGCCTGCTCGCCGCCGCGCGGACCCAGGGGCTGAGCCGCATCTGGAGCTTCGGCTCCCACGCCGACGCCGACGCGCGTCTGGTGGACTGCTCGCTGCACGCCACCTGCAGCGCGGTGACCGCGATCGTCCGGGGCGAGCGCATCCAATACTGCCTGGCCTTGCCCGGCCGGCATTGGGTGATGAACAGCCTCGCCGTGCTGCTGGCGGTCAAGGCGCTGGGCGCCGACGTCGCCGCGGCGGCCCGCGCGCTGTCGACCATCGCGCCGGTCAAGGGCCGCGGCACGCGCAAGCGCGTCCAGGCCGCGCGGGGCGCCTTCACCCTGATCGACGAGAGCTACAACGCCAGCCCCGCCGCCATGACCGCGACCTTCGCGGTGCTCGGCAAGATCGACCCCGGCGCCGGCGGCCGTCGCCTCGCCGTGCTGGGCGACATGCGGGAACTGGGCGACCGCGCCGACGCCCTGCACGCCGCGCTGGCCGAACCGCTGCGCGCTGCGCGTGTGGACGCGGTCTACGCCTGCGGCCCGCACATGCGCGCCCTGTTCGACCGCCTGCCCGCCGCCATGCGCGGCGCCTGGACGGAGACCAGCGCCGAGCTGGCCCCTCTCCTGGCCGGTGCGGTGCGCGGCGGCGACGTGGTGCTGATCAAGGGTTCGCTGGGCAGCCGCATGGCGACGGTGGTGGACGCCCTGTCCGCCCTGGACACCAAAGACAGCAAACAAACCGAAAAGAACAACAACGGCTCCTCGCCCGCGGCTGACACGGATCAGACCGCGGCGCACGGGCACAAAGGCTGA
- the murG gene encoding undecaprenyldiphospho-muramoylpentapeptide beta-N-acetylglucosaminyltransferase, with product MADTTQRPIILAAGGTGGHFFPAEALARELLARGEAVALVTDKRGQAFGDSLPEVTVHRIRSAAPGGNLLAKMNAAWQMGLGLLGANALMRHLKPAAVVGFGGYPSVPTVYAAAQGRVPVMLHEQNAVLGRANRMLAAAARRIAVAFPEVASVKAEHRPRLVRTGNPVRPAVAAQRDAAYAVPGVGGPVRILVMGGSQGARVFSEVIPEALGRLPTELRARIHLAQQCRPEDLEAARAAYAGMGLGGLELESFFRDVPDRLAACHLAITRAGASTIAELTCIGRPAILVPYPHAMDDHQTANARQLAAAGAAWVMPQPDFTADALAARLTALLESPDALTAAAQAAHGWGMADAARRLADAVLDMIANPNHARTKEAAE from the coding sequence ATGGCCGACACCACGCAACGCCCCATCATCCTCGCCGCCGGCGGCACCGGTGGGCACTTCTTCCCGGCGGAGGCGCTGGCGCGCGAGCTGCTGGCCCGCGGCGAGGCGGTGGCGCTGGTCACCGACAAGCGCGGCCAGGCCTTCGGCGACAGCCTGCCGGAGGTGACGGTCCACCGCATCCGCTCCGCCGCCCCCGGCGGCAACCTGCTGGCCAAGATGAACGCGGCGTGGCAGATGGGCCTCGGCCTGCTCGGTGCCAACGCGCTGATGCGCCACCTGAAGCCGGCGGCCGTCGTCGGCTTCGGCGGGTACCCCTCCGTCCCCACGGTCTACGCCGCCGCGCAGGGCCGCGTGCCGGTGATGCTGCACGAGCAGAACGCCGTGCTGGGCCGCGCCAACCGGATGCTCGCCGCCGCGGCGCGCCGCATCGCCGTCGCTTTCCCCGAGGTCGCCTCGGTGAAGGCGGAGCACCGTCCGCGCCTCGTCCGCACCGGCAACCCGGTCCGCCCCGCCGTCGCCGCCCAGCGCGACGCCGCCTACGCTGTTCCCGGCGTCGGCGGCCCCGTCCGCATCCTGGTGATGGGCGGCAGCCAGGGCGCGCGCGTCTTCTCAGAGGTCATCCCCGAGGCGCTGGGCCGCCTGCCCACCGAACTGCGCGCCCGCATCCATCTGGCGCAGCAGTGCCGGCCCGAGGACCTGGAGGCCGCCCGCGCCGCTTACGCCGGCATGGGCCTCGGCGGGCTGGAGCTGGAGAGCTTCTTCCGCGACGTGCCGGACCGGCTGGCCGCCTGCCATCTCGCCATCACGCGGGCCGGCGCCTCGACCATCGCCGAACTGACCTGCATCGGGCGCCCGGCCATTCTTGTGCCATATCCCCATGCCATGGACGACCACCAGACGGCCAACGCGCGGCAGCTCGCCGCCGCCGGGGCCGCCTGGGTGATGCCGCAGCCGGACTTCACCGCCGACGCGCTCGCCGCCCGCCTGACGGCGCTGCTGGAGTCGCCCGACGCGCTGACCGCAGCGGCGCAGGCCGCCCACGGCTGGGGCATGGCCGACGCCGCGCGACGGCTGGCCGACGCCGTGCTCGACATGATCGCCAACCCGAACCACGCCCGAACCAAGGAAGCCGCGGAATGA
- the murC gene encoding UDP-N-acetylmuramate--L-alanine ligase, whose protein sequence is MRALPLSIGTIHFVGIGGIGMSGIAEVLRNLGYTVQGSDLAESANVKRLRGLGIQISIGHRAENIAGAAVVVVSSAVKRDNPEVVAARAALVPVVRRAEMLGELMRLKWAIAIGGTHGKTTTTSMVGNMLEHANLDPTVINGGIINAYGTNTRLGSGDWMVVEADESDGTFIKLPACIAVVTNMDPEHLDYYGTFDNMRAAFDSFVQNIPFYGFAALCIDHPEVQAMIPRVSDRRIITYGFSPQADVRAVNMRLGTEGAEYDVVIDDRHTGESRTIIGVRLPMYGPHNVQNSLACFAVGNEMGLPDVVMRDSMAKFQGVKRRFTKTGESNGITVIDDYGHHPVEIAAVLKAARTAGTGRTIAVVQPHRYSRLANLFEEFCTCFNDADAVIVADVYAAGEQPIENVNRDSLVEGLRMHGHRQVLALHGPDELPQLVREIARSGDLVVCLGAGNITQWANALPGELDKLSGKA, encoded by the coding sequence ATGCGCGCCCTCCCCCTCTCGATCGGCACCATCCATTTCGTCGGCATCGGCGGCATCGGCATGAGCGGCATCGCCGAAGTGCTGCGCAACCTCGGCTACACCGTCCAGGGCTCCGACCTGGCGGAGAGCGCCAACGTCAAGCGCCTGCGCGGGCTGGGCATCCAGATCAGCATCGGCCACCGCGCGGAGAACATCGCCGGGGCCGCGGTCGTCGTCGTCTCCTCCGCCGTCAAGCGCGACAACCCGGAGGTCGTCGCCGCCCGCGCCGCCCTGGTCCCGGTCGTCCGCCGCGCCGAGATGCTGGGCGAGCTGATGCGCCTGAAATGGGCCATCGCCATCGGCGGCACCCACGGCAAGACCACGACGACCTCGATGGTCGGCAACATGCTGGAGCACGCCAACCTCGACCCCACGGTGATCAACGGCGGCATCATCAACGCCTACGGCACCAACACGCGGCTCGGCTCCGGCGACTGGATGGTCGTCGAGGCGGACGAGAGCGACGGCACCTTCATCAAGCTGCCGGCCTGCATCGCTGTGGTCACCAACATGGACCCGGAGCATCTCGACTATTACGGCACCTTCGACAACATGCGGGCCGCCTTCGACAGCTTCGTCCAGAACATCCCCTTCTACGGCTTCGCCGCGCTGTGCATCGACCATCCCGAGGTGCAAGCGATGATCCCGCGCGTGTCGGACCGCCGCATCATCACCTACGGCTTCAGCCCGCAGGCCGACGTGCGCGCCGTGAACATGCGGCTGGGCACCGAGGGCGCCGAGTACGACGTGGTGATCGACGACCGCCACACCGGGGAGAGCCGGACCATCATCGGCGTGCGCCTGCCGATGTACGGGCCGCACAACGTCCAGAACTCGCTGGCCTGCTTCGCCGTGGGCAACGAGATGGGCCTGCCCGACGTGGTGATGCGCGACAGCATGGCGAAGTTCCAGGGCGTCAAGCGCCGCTTCACCAAGACCGGCGAGTCGAACGGCATCACCGTCATCGACGATTACGGCCACCACCCGGTGGAGATCGCCGCCGTGCTGAAGGCCGCGCGCACGGCCGGCACCGGCCGCACCATCGCCGTGGTCCAGCCGCACCGCTATTCGCGCCTCGCCAACCTGTTCGAGGAATTCTGCACCTGCTTCAACGACGCCGACGCGGTGATCGTGGCCGACGTCTACGCCGCCGGGGAGCAGCCGATCGAGAACGTCAACCGCGACAGCCTCGTCGAGGGCCTGCGCATGCACGGCCACCGTCAGGTGCTCGCCCTGCACGGCCCGGACGAGCTGCCGCAGCTGGTCCGCGAGATCGCGCGGTCCGGCGACCTCGTGGTCTGCCTGGGCGCCGGCAACATCACCCAGTGGGCCAACGCCCTGCCGGGCGAGCTGGACAAGCTGTCGGGCAAGGCGTGA
- the murD gene encoding UDP-N-acetylmuramoyl-L-alanine--D-glutamate ligase translates to MINLFYMEGLPVAVMGLGKSGLATAEALTQSGADVWVWDDNESSRAAALSKGYKVVDLTTADLTELTTIVWSPGIPHTHPKPHPVALRARAANIELVCDIELLARSERDSAYIGITGTNGKSTTTTLIGHVMEAAGRRIAVGGNLGTPALTFPSVGAGGSYVLEMSSYQLELTYSITFDVAVLLNITPDHLARHGGMDGYVAAKKLIFHRQTKPRTAVIGVDDPTCRAIWEDLKAKGDQVIWPVSALGSVAGGVYAADGWLVDDTFGAAERVAELAAFPALLGTHNWQNAAAAYAACKAAGVPAPAIVAAMTTFPGLAHRQQLVRTIDGVRFVNDSKATNADATEKALATFDPIYWILGGQAKETGLDGLEAYAPRVRHAFLIGEASDRFAAWLEANKVPHTRCGTLDVAVNAAAELALAEALPGACVLLSPACASWDQFANFEKRGAAFADAVNRLEGNAAPEDRA, encoded by the coding sequence ATGATCAACCTGTTCTACATGGAAGGACTGCCGGTGGCGGTCATGGGGCTGGGCAAGTCGGGCCTCGCCACGGCGGAGGCGCTGACCCAGAGCGGCGCCGACGTCTGGGTGTGGGACGACAATGAGTCCAGCCGCGCCGCCGCGCTGAGCAAGGGCTACAAGGTCGTCGACCTGACCACCGCGGACCTGACCGAGCTGACCACCATCGTCTGGTCGCCGGGCATCCCGCACACCCACCCGAAGCCCCACCCGGTGGCCCTGCGCGCCCGCGCCGCGAACATCGAGCTGGTCTGCGACATCGAGCTGCTGGCCCGGTCGGAGCGTGATTCGGCCTACATCGGCATCACCGGCACCAACGGGAAGTCCACCACCACCACCCTGATCGGCCATGTGATGGAGGCCGCCGGGCGGCGCATCGCGGTGGGCGGCAACCTGGGCACCCCGGCGCTGACCTTCCCCTCCGTCGGGGCCGGCGGCAGCTACGTTCTGGAGATGTCAAGCTACCAGCTTGAGCTGACCTACTCGATCACCTTCGACGTGGCGGTGCTGCTCAACATCACGCCGGACCATCTGGCCCGGCACGGCGGCATGGACGGCTACGTCGCCGCGAAGAAACTGATCTTCCACCGCCAGACCAAGCCGCGCACCGCGGTGATCGGCGTGGACGACCCGACCTGCCGGGCGATCTGGGAGGACCTCAAGGCCAAGGGCGACCAAGTGATCTGGCCGGTCTCCGCCCTGGGTTCGGTGGCCGGCGGCGTCTACGCCGCGGACGGCTGGCTGGTCGACGACACCTTCGGCGCCGCGGAGCGCGTGGCCGAGCTTGCCGCCTTCCCGGCGCTGCTCGGCACGCACAACTGGCAGAACGCCGCCGCGGCCTATGCCGCCTGCAAGGCGGCGGGCGTGCCGGCCCCGGCCATCGTCGCCGCCATGACCACCTTCCCCGGCCTCGCCCACCGCCAGCAGTTGGTGCGGACCATCGACGGCGTGCGCTTCGTCAACGACAGCAAGGCGACCAACGCCGACGCGACGGAGAAGGCGCTGGCGACCTTCGACCCGATCTACTGGATCCTCGGTGGTCAGGCGAAGGAGACCGGTCTGGACGGGCTGGAGGCCTACGCACCGCGCGTCCGCCACGCCTTCCTGATCGGCGAGGCGTCGGACCGTTTCGCCGCGTGGCTGGAGGCCAACAAGGTCCCGCACACCCGCTGCGGCACGCTGGACGTGGCGGTCAACGCCGCGGCTGAGCTGGCGCTGGCCGAAGCGCTGCCCGGCGCCTGCGTGCTGCTGTCGCCGGCCTGCGCCTCCTGGGACCAGTTCGCGAATTTCGAGAAGCGCGGCGCTGCCTTCGCCGACGCCGTGAACCGCCTCGAAGGCAACGCCGCTCCGGAGGACCGCGCCTGA
- the ftsW gene encoding putative lipid II flippase FtsW, with translation MMTFDRTDQSIFGRWWWTVDRWQLAALAVLMALGTVLITAASPPVAERIGIQDTFYFVERHLMMLIPSVAIMCGVSLLSPRGVRRAALAVFLISVALVYATLVVGVEIKGARRWIHIPGLSIQPSEFVKPAFAVVGAWLFSLSRTNPGFPGTILSILLYGLTVGGLLLQPDLGMTVVVSAVWFSQFFLAGLNIMLVGGLGVLGVAGLVGAYFTLPHVHSRINRFLDPSSGDTYQVSRSLEAFANGGLMGTGPGQGTVKYSLPDSHADFIFAVAGEEMGLIFCLIIIILFAFIVLRGFARVFNDTNYFVLLAASGLLIQFGLQAAINMGSALHLMPTKGMTLPFISYGGSSLLALGFGMGMVLALTRKRFGPAE, from the coding sequence ATGATGACCTTCGACCGCACCGACCAATCCATCTTCGGCCGCTGGTGGTGGACGGTCGACCGCTGGCAGCTCGCCGCGCTGGCGGTGCTGATGGCGCTCGGCACGGTCCTGATCACCGCAGCCAGCCCGCCGGTGGCGGAGCGCATCGGCATCCAGGACACCTTCTACTTCGTCGAACGCCATCTGATGATGCTGATCCCCAGCGTCGCCATCATGTGCGGCGTCTCGCTGCTCAGCCCACGCGGCGTGCGGCGGGCGGCGCTGGCGGTCTTCCTGATTTCGGTGGCGCTGGTCTACGCGACGCTGGTCGTCGGCGTCGAGATCAAGGGCGCGCGGCGCTGGATTCACATCCCCGGCCTGTCGATCCAGCCGTCGGAGTTCGTGAAGCCGGCCTTCGCGGTGGTCGGGGCGTGGCTGTTCTCGCTGTCGCGCACCAACCCCGGTTTTCCCGGCACGATCCTGTCGATCCTGCTCTACGGCCTCACCGTCGGCGGCCTGCTGCTCCAGCCCGACCTGGGCATGACGGTGGTGGTGTCGGCGGTGTGGTTCTCGCAGTTCTTCCTGGCCGGGCTGAACATCATGCTGGTCGGCGGGCTCGGCGTGCTGGGCGTCGCCGGTCTCGTCGGCGCCTACTTCACGCTGCCGCACGTCCACAGCCGCATCAACCGCTTCCTCGACCCGTCGAGCGGCGACACCTATCAGGTCAGCCGTTCGCTGGAGGCCTTCGCCAACGGCGGGCTGATGGGCACGGGGCCCGGCCAGGGAACGGTGAAGTATTCGCTGCCGGACAGCCACGCCGACTTCATCTTCGCCGTCGCCGGCGAGGAGATGGGGCTGATCTTCTGCCTGATCATCATCATCCTGTTCGCCTTCATCGTGCTGCGCGGCTTCGCGCGGGTGTTCAACGACACCAACTACTTCGTGCTGCTGGCGGCGAGCGGCCTGCTGATCCAGTTCGGCCTGCAGGCGGCGATCAACATGGGCTCCGCCCTGCATCTGATGCCGACCAAGGGCATGACGCTGCCCTTCATCTCCTACGGCGGCTCCTCGCTGCTGGCGCTGGGCTTCGGCATGGGGATGGTGCTGGCGCTGACCCGCAAGCGCTTCGGCCCGGCGGAGTGA
- a CDS encoding UDP-N-acetylmuramoyl-L-alanyl-D-glutamate--2,6-diaminopimelate ligase: protein MATSRADAASSSVEVPAVQVTGLTADSRAVRPGFVFAALPGAKADGRAFIADALAKGAVAVVAPVGTALPAGSAATLIADEQPRRLFARLAAAFHGRQPDTVVAVTGTNGKTSTVQFARQMWDLMGLKAASLGTLGLIGPGLDDYGGMTTPDPVSLHRDLAVVKDKGIEHLAMEASSHGLEQFRLDGVTLKAAGFTNLTRDHLDYHGTMEAYLQAKAMLFGRVLPDGGTAVLNADSGTFAELAGICSQRGHRVFGYGLAGREIRVNGVEPLAHGQRLDLTVLGRDITVDLPLAGRFQAWNVLCALGLVIGSGADRDEALATLTRLEGVPGRLQHVATHPCGAAVYVDFAHTPDALETVLLALKQHARNRLIAVFGCGGDRDRGKRPVMGELAGRLADRAIVTDDNPRTEVPAAIRKEVLAGHPALEEIGDRREAIRAAVRSLRPGDVLVIAGKGHEHGQIVGTEVLPFDDATEARAAVAEVGAA from the coding sequence CTGGCAACAAGCCGCGCTGACGCTGCGTCCTCCTCCGTCGAGGTGCCAGCCGTCCAAGTGACCGGGTTGACCGCGGACAGCCGCGCGGTCAGGCCCGGTTTCGTCTTTGCCGCCCTGCCGGGCGCGAAGGCGGACGGGCGCGCCTTCATCGCCGACGCGCTCGCCAAGGGCGCCGTCGCGGTGGTGGCGCCCGTCGGGACCGCCCTGCCCGCCGGCAGCGCCGCGACGCTGATTGCGGACGAGCAGCCGCGCCGCCTTTTCGCCCGCCTCGCCGCCGCCTTCCACGGGCGGCAGCCGGACACCGTGGTGGCGGTGACGGGGACCAACGGCAAGACCTCCACCGTGCAGTTCGCCCGCCAGATGTGGGACCTGATGGGCCTGAAGGCGGCCAGCCTGGGCACGCTGGGGCTGATCGGGCCGGGGCTGGACGATTACGGCGGGATGACCACACCGGACCCGGTGTCGCTCCATCGCGACCTCGCCGTCGTCAAGGACAAGGGGATCGAGCATCTGGCGATGGAGGCGTCCAGCCACGGGCTGGAGCAGTTCCGTCTCGACGGCGTGACCCTCAAGGCCGCGGGCTTCACCAACCTGACCCGCGACCATCTGGACTATCACGGCACCATGGAGGCCTATCTCCAGGCCAAGGCGATGCTGTTCGGACGGGTGTTGCCCGATGGGGGAACCGCCGTCCTGAACGCCGACAGCGGCACCTTCGCCGAACTTGCCGGGATTTGTTCACAGCGCGGTCACCGCGTCTTCGGATACGGTCTGGCCGGTCGCGAGATCCGGGTGAACGGGGTCGAGCCGCTGGCCCACGGCCAGCGCCTGGATCTGACGGTCCTGGGCCGCGACATCACCGTGGACCTGCCGCTGGCGGGCCGCTTCCAGGCGTGGAACGTGCTGTGCGCGCTCGGCCTGGTGATCGGCTCCGGCGCGGACCGTGACGAGGCTCTCGCCACCCTGACCCGCCTGGAAGGCGTGCCGGGGCGCCTGCAGCACGTCGCCACCCACCCCTGCGGGGCGGCGGTCTATGTCGATTTCGCCCACACGCCCGACGCGCTGGAAACGGTGCTGCTGGCGCTGAAGCAGCACGCCCGAAACCGCCTGATCGCGGTGTTCGGGTGCGGCGGCGACCGCGACCGCGGGAAGCGGCCGGTGATGGGGGAGCTGGCCGGCCGTCTGGCTGACCGCGCCATCGTCACCGACGACAACCCGCGCACCGAGGTGCCGGCGGCCATCCGCAAGGAGGTCCTGGCGGGCCACCCGGCCCTGGAGGAGATCGGCGACCGGCGCGAGGCCATCCGCGCCGCCGTCCGCAGCCTTCGGCCCGGTGACGTCCTGGTCATCGCCGGCAAGGGACATGAGCATGGTCAGATCGTCGGGACGGAAGTCCTTCCCTTCGACGACGCGACCGAGGCACGAGCCGCCGTGGCAGAGGTTGGAGCAGCATGA
- the mraY gene encoding phospho-N-acetylmuramoyl-pentapeptide-transferase, protein MLYNLLFPLADVFTPFNLFRYLTFRTGGAVLTALVISFVFFPRLIAWLKRKQGEGQPIRSDGPESHMKKKGTPTMGGLMILIAVSISTLLWVDLTNAYTWIVLLVTIGYGLIGFGDDYLKLTKRNTKGLSGRFRLTWEIIIGVSAAAAIMYVSAPPLSGGLAVPFVKDFLIQLSWFFIPVGAFVMVGASNAVNLTDGLDGLAIVPTMIAAGCFGLIAYLTGNAIFANYLQIHHVPGAGELAVFCGALVGAGIGFLWYNAPPAMVFMGDTGSLALGGALGAVSVVTKHEIVLAIIGGLFVLETVSVIVQVASFKLTGKRVFRMAPLHHHFEKKGWAESTVVIRFWIIASILALVGLSTLKLR, encoded by the coding sequence ATGCTCTACAACCTGCTCTTCCCCCTGGCGGACGTCTTCACGCCGTTCAACCTGTTCCGGTATCTGACCTTCCGGACGGGAGGCGCGGTGCTGACGGCGCTCGTCATCAGCTTCGTGTTCTTTCCGCGCCTGATCGCGTGGCTGAAACGCAAGCAGGGCGAGGGCCAGCCGATCCGCTCCGACGGGCCGGAAAGCCATATGAAGAAGAAGGGCACGCCCACCATGGGCGGCCTGATGATCCTGATCGCCGTGTCGATCAGCACGCTGCTGTGGGTCGACCTGACCAACGCCTACACCTGGATCGTGCTGCTGGTGACGATCGGCTACGGGCTGATCGGCTTCGGCGACGACTACCTGAAGCTGACCAAGCGCAACACCAAGGGCCTGTCGGGCCGCTTCCGCCTGACCTGGGAGATCATCATCGGCGTCTCCGCCGCCGCCGCCATCATGTATGTGTCGGCGCCGCCGCTGTCCGGCGGTCTGGCCGTGCCCTTCGTGAAGGATTTCCTGATCCAGCTCTCCTGGTTCTTCATCCCCGTCGGCGCCTTCGTCATGGTCGGCGCCTCGAACGCGGTGAACCTGACCGACGGGCTGGACGGGCTGGCCATCGTGCCGACGATGATCGCGGCGGGCTGCTTCGGCCTGATCGCCTATCTGACCGGCAACGCGATCTTCGCCAACTATCTCCAGATCCACCATGTGCCCGGTGCTGGTGAGCTTGCCGTTTTCTGCGGGGCTCTGGTCGGTGCGGGGATCGGTTTCCTCTGGTACAACGCGCCCCCCGCCATGGTCTTCATGGGCGACACCGGCTCGCTGGCCCTCGGCGGCGCGCTGGGAGCCGTCAGCGTGGTCACCAAGCACGAGATCGTGCTGGCGATCATCGGCGGCCTGTTCGTGCTGGAGACCGTGTCGGTGATCGTCCAGGTCGCCTCGTTCAAGCTGACCGGAAAGCGGGTGTTCCGCATGGCGCCTCTGCACCATCACTTCGAGAAGAAGGGATGGGCGGAGTCCACCGTGGTCATCCGCTTCTGGATCATCGCCTCCATCCTGGCCCTGGTCGGCCTGTCCACGCTGAAGCTCCGGTAA